Proteins from a genomic interval of Watersipora subatra chromosome 10, tzWatSuba1.1, whole genome shotgun sequence:
- the LOC137405725 gene encoding riboflavin kinase-like has translation MSSLGTMARKVLPFFAKGRVVRGFGRGSKELGVPTANFPDDVVENLPEELCCGVYCGFASIDNGTVYPMCLSIGWNPYYKNEKRTMETHIIHNFSEDFYDQQLKLVIVDFIRPMLDFTSLDELKSAIASDIVTSHKILANDAAAALSKHEFFLLDEDV, from the exons ATGAGCAGTCTTGGAACAATGGCTAGAAAGGTCTTACCTTTCTTCGCAAAAGGAAGAGTTGTTCGTGGGTTCGGGCGTGGAAGCAAGGAGCTTGGTGTGCCTACAGCTAACTTTCCTGACGATGTCGTTGAGAATCTTCCGGAAGAGTTGTGTTGTGGAGTGTATTGCGGATTTGCTAGCATCGATAATGGCACTGTCTACCCGATG tgTCTTAGTATTGGATGGAACCCCTACTATAAGAATGAGAAAAGAACAATGGAAACACATATTATTCACAATTTCTCTGAAGACTTTTATGACCAGCAATTAAAG CTCGTCATCGTGGACTTCATTCGACCAATGCTAGACTTCACCTCATTGGACGAGCTCAAATCAGCCATAGCATCAGACATCGTCACGTCGCATAAGATTTTGGCAAATGACGCTGCTGCAGCTCTCTCGAAGCATGAGTTCTTTTTGCTTGATGAAGATgtttaa